In the genome of Longimicrobiaceae bacterium, the window CGTACGCCAAAGGCAAGAGCCTGGACATGCACCAGCGCGCGTTCCTGGAGATGGAGACCGAGCCCTGCGATCCGCCCACCGGGCCGGAGTCGCTGGTGGCAGGCGTCCACGCCGCGGTCGAATCCGCGCTGCGGGTCTACGCCCACACGCCGCGGGAGGCGCTGCTGGAGCCGCGCACCGTGGGCCGCAAGGCGCTGCCCACCACCGTGATCGGCCTGCTCTTCCACGCCGCCGAGCACGCCC includes:
- a CDS encoding DinB family protein, with product MEFAWLRGPIEGIDPLLAPAAHALVQTDEDIAEAVRGLTPAQVWMQPGGAASIGFHLRHVIGSVDRMLTYAKGKSLDMHQRAFLEMETEPCDPPTGPESLVAGVHAAVESALRVYAHTPREALLEPRTVGRKALPTTVIGLLFHAAEHA